From a single Staphylococcus epidermidis genomic region:
- the mobB gene encoding molybdopterin-guanine dinucleotide biosynthesis protein B gives MILQIVGMKNSGKTTLMNHAISFLKERGYSVVTIKHHGHIGEEIELQSSDVDHMKHFAAGADQSIVQGHHLQQTVTRKKKQSLREIIENSVTIDCSIILVEGFKEANYDKIIVYKNNDELRSLQGLSHVIGKIETNHPRASNQLEHLLNKLIKDKGMN, from the coding sequence ATGATTTTACAAATTGTAGGTATGAAAAATTCAGGGAAAACCACATTGATGAACCATGCTATATCATTTTTAAAAGAACGAGGCTATTCAGTAGTAACAATTAAACATCACGGGCATATTGGTGAAGAAATTGAATTACAGTCATCTGATGTTGACCACATGAAACATTTCGCTGCGGGCGCAGACCAAAGTATTGTTCAGGGGCATCATTTACAGCAAACAGTGACACGTAAAAAGAAACAATCGCTTAGAGAAATAATAGAAAATTCTGTTACAATTGATTGTAGTATCATTTTAGTTGAGGGCTTTAAAGAAGCAAATTATGATAAAATTATCGTTTATAAAAATAATGATGAATTAAGAAGTCTACAAGGACTTTCTCACGTCATAGGGAAAATAGAAACCAATCATCCACGTGCAAGTAATCAACTTGAGCACTTACTCAATAAATTAATTAAGGATAAGGGAATGAATTAA
- a CDS encoding molybdenum cofactor biosynthesis protein MoaE: MKQFEIVTQPIETEQYRDFTINERQGAVVVFTGHVREWTKGIRTQHLEYEAYIPMAEKKLAQIGKEIEEKWPGTITTIVHRIGPLQISDIAVLIAVSSPHRKAAYAANEYAIERIKEIVPIWKKEIWEDGAEWQGHQKGTYNEAKKGKAR, from the coding sequence ATGAAGCAATTTGAAATCGTGACTCAACCTATTGAAACAGAACAATATAGGGATTTTACGATTAACGAACGTCAAGGTGCCGTAGTCGTATTTACTGGTCACGTAAGAGAGTGGACTAAAGGTATTCGTACACAACATTTAGAGTATGAAGCTTATATACCAATGGCTGAGAAAAAATTAGCTCAAATTGGTAAAGAAATTGAAGAAAAGTGGCCTGGAACAATAACAACAATTGTACATCGAATTGGTCCATTACAAATATCAGATATTGCAGTTTTAATTGCAGTATCTTCACCGCATAGAAAAGCAGCATATGCAGCGAATGAATACGCCATCGAGCGCATAAAGGAAATTGTTCCAATTTGGAAAAAGGAAATTTGGGAAGATGGTGCTGAATGGCAAGGTCATCAAAAGGGAACATATAATGAAGCAAAAAAGGGGAAAGCAAGATGA
- the moaD gene encoding molybdopterin converting factor subunit 1, with amino-acid sequence MKILYFAELKELLNRSTETIHLDTTLTVQEFESYLLKHHSELKSKKFQIAVNEEFVRQDDIVQPGDTIALIPPVSGG; translated from the coding sequence ATGAAAATTTTATATTTTGCAGAGTTAAAAGAGTTGCTCAATCGATCTACTGAAACAATACATTTAGATACGACATTAACTGTTCAAGAATTCGAGTCATATTTATTAAAACACCATAGTGAACTTAAATCTAAAAAATTTCAAATAGCTGTTAATGAAGAATTCGTCAGACAGGATGATATAGTTCAACCAGGAGATACAATTGCGCTCATTCCACCGGTCAGTGGGGGTTGA
- the mobA gene encoding molybdenum cofactor guanylyltransferase MobA, whose translation MKAIILAGGESSRFGKAKAFAKIDNQYFYQKIIETLKSTNMFNRIIISTNSQLASQFEYEYVIIDDEHHQNKGPLTGIYSVMKQYMDEELFFIVSVDTPMITSKAVNGLYHFMVSNLIESRLDIVAFKEGEICIPTIGFYTLSTFPFIEKALNSNHLSLKHVFKQLSTDWLDVTEIDSPYYWYKNINFQHDLDSLKMQINE comes from the coding sequence ATGAAAGCAATTATTTTAGCAGGTGGAGAATCTAGCCGATTTGGTAAAGCTAAAGCTTTTGCTAAAATTGATAATCAATATTTTTATCAAAAAATTATAGAAACGTTAAAATCTACAAATATGTTTAATCGCATTATCATTAGCACTAATTCCCAATTAGCTTCTCAGTTTGAATATGAATATGTGATTATTGATGACGAACATCATCAAAATAAAGGGCCGCTAACAGGAATTTACTCAGTGATGAAACAATACATGGATGAAGAATTGTTTTTCATTGTATCTGTTGATACACCAATGATTACAAGTAAAGCAGTGAATGGGTTATATCATTTCATGGTATCAAACTTAATTGAATCACGTTTAGATATTGTCGCATTTAAAGAAGGAGAAATATGTATACCGACGATTGGTTTTTATACACTTTCGACGTTTCCTTTTATTGAAAAAGCTTTAAATTCAAATCATTTAAGTCTGAAGCATGTCTTTAAACAATTATCGACAGATTGGTTAGATGTTACTGAAATTGACTCGCCTTATTATTGGTATAAGAATATTAATTTTCAGCATGATTTGGACTCTTTAAAAATGCAGATAAATGAATAA
- the moaA gene encoding GTP 3',8-cyclase MoaA gives MKEVIQDKLGRPIRDLRISVTDRCNFRCDYCMPKEIFGDDYTFLPKNELLTFEELTRISKIYAQLGVKKIRITGGEPLLRRNLYKLVEQLNLIDGIEDIGLTTNGLLLKKHGKNLYQAGLRRINVSLDAIEDNVFQEINNRNIKASTILEQIDYAVSIGFEVKVNVVIQKGVNDNQIIPMIDYFKNKNIEVRFIEFMDVGNDNGWNFNKVVTKEEMLNMIEQHFEISPVAPKYYGEVAKYFRHKDSDAQFGLITSVSESFCSTCTRARLSSDGKFYGCLFASSEGFDVKALIRNGATDDDLKAQFKRLWSIRNDQYSDKRTMQTIENNRKKKINMNYIGG, from the coding sequence ATGAAAGAGGTAATACAAGATAAATTAGGCCGTCCAATACGGGATTTAAGAATATCGGTCACTGATCGATGTAATTTCAGATGTGATTATTGTATGCCAAAGGAAATCTTTGGAGATGATTACACTTTCTTACCTAAGAATGAATTGCTTACTTTTGAAGAATTAACACGAATTTCAAAGATTTATGCTCAATTAGGAGTTAAAAAGATAAGAATTACAGGAGGAGAGCCTCTCTTACGACGCAATCTTTATAAACTTGTAGAGCAATTAAATCTCATAGATGGTATAGAGGATATTGGATTGACTACTAATGGCTTGTTATTAAAAAAACATGGAAAAAATTTATATCAAGCTGGTTTACGACGTATTAATGTAAGTTTAGATGCGATTGAGGATAACGTTTTTCAAGAAATTAACAATAGAAATATTAAAGCGTCTACAATCTTAGAACAAATTGATTATGCAGTATCAATAGGTTTTGAAGTTAAAGTAAACGTGGTTATTCAAAAAGGGGTTAATGATAATCAAATTATCCCGATGATTGATTATTTTAAAAATAAAAATATCGAAGTACGTTTTATTGAATTTATGGATGTAGGTAACGATAATGGATGGAATTTCAATAAAGTTGTAACTAAAGAAGAAATGCTTAATATGATAGAACAACATTTTGAGATAAGTCCTGTAGCGCCTAAATATTATGGGGAAGTTGCTAAATATTTTCGACATAAAGATAGTGATGCACAATTTGGTCTAATTACGAGTGTATCTGAATCATTTTGTTCCACATGTACGCGTGCTCGATTGTCTTCAGATGGTAAATTTTATGGTTGTTTATTTGCCTCCTCAGAAGGGTTTGATGTAAAAGCCTTAATACGTAATGGAGCTACAGATGATGATTTAAAAGCACAATTTAAACGATTGTGGAGTATTAGAAACGATCAGTACTCTGATAAGCGTACGATGCAAACTATTGAGAATAATAGAAAGAAAAAAATTAATATGAATTATATAGGTGGATAG
- a CDS encoding SarA family transcriptional regulator, giving the protein MSNKVQRFIESERELSQLKHWLKTTYRISIEEFVVLYKVYADTKISGKELRDTLHFEMLWDTSKIDVIIRKIYKKELISKLRSETDERQVYYFFDAKQKKLLDKMTGEIETISIAN; this is encoded by the coding sequence ATGAGTAACAAAGTACAACGTTTTATTGAATCAGAGAGAGAATTAAGTCAATTAAAGCATTGGCTTAAAACAACATATCGTATTTCTATTGAAGAATTTGTAGTTCTTTACAAGGTCTATGCAGACACTAAAATTAGTGGTAAAGAGTTACGAGACACATTACATTTCGAGATGTTATGGGATACTAGTAAAATTGATGTGATTATTCGTAAAATCTATAAGAAAGAACTCATTTCTAAATTACGCTCAGAAACCGATGAAAGACAAGTTTACTATTTCTTCGATGCAAAGCAAAAGAAATTATTGGACAAAATGACTGGAGAAATTGAAACAATTAGTATTGCAAATTAA
- a CDS encoding MFS transporter — MNQSTIIKDPIFTKSFNINFAINFFVYLCMYLLIVVIASYSKSEYHASDSVAGLVVGLFIVGSLIGRFVTGKYVNRFGPKKILIFGLICLVVTQLLYFIPGSVWFLMMVRLMNGLATAVATTATGTIAAYITPPTRKSEGISLFSLSLVLGTAIGPFFGMLLMNSFSINILFTICVILGVISGLLSLLIKINFTTVKENTITHKRFNLAHFVAKEAIPVAFVMLLIGVTYAAILTYLQAFAVERDLVTSASYFFIFYAIASLITRPIAGRLMDDKNENVVVYPAFIFLVLSFVLLMLSFNGWVLLIAGIALGIGYGNLSSCMQAIAIKVSPSNKYGLATSTYFIGLDIGIGFGPSLLGLFTHMISYSQLYGIMGILGFTTLVIYILVHGRKVYSTSY, encoded by the coding sequence ATGAATCAGTCTACAATAATTAAAGACCCCATCTTTACGAAGAGTTTTAATATTAACTTTGCTATTAACTTTTTTGTTTATCTATGTATGTATTTATTAATTGTCGTTATCGCGAGCTATAGTAAATCAGAATACCATGCTTCTGATTCTGTTGCTGGACTCGTAGTCGGACTTTTTATAGTAGGATCATTAATAGGTCGATTTGTAACAGGTAAATACGTCAATCGATTTGGTCCAAAAAAAATTCTCATTTTTGGTTTAATATGTTTAGTAGTAACACAGCTACTTTATTTTATACCTGGTTCTGTTTGGTTCTTAATGATGGTGCGTTTAATGAACGGCTTAGCAACAGCGGTTGCTACAACTGCTACAGGAACAATAGCAGCATATATTACACCACCTACACGCAAAAGTGAAGGTATCAGTTTATTCTCATTAAGTTTGGTGTTGGGAACCGCTATTGGCCCATTTTTTGGTATGTTATTGATGAATTCCTTTTCTATCAATATTTTATTTACTATTTGTGTAATTTTAGGTGTCATAAGTGGTCTATTATCACTGTTAATTAAAATTAATTTCACAACAGTTAAAGAAAACACAATTACACATAAACGATTCAATTTGGCTCATTTTGTAGCCAAAGAAGCCATTCCGGTAGCATTCGTCATGCTATTAATCGGTGTTACTTACGCTGCAATTTTAACTTATTTACAGGCTTTTGCTGTTGAAAGAGATCTAGTTACATCAGCAAGTTACTTTTTCATTTTTTATGCTATTGCGTCCCTCATAACAAGACCTATTGCTGGAAGATTGATGGATGATAAAAACGAAAATGTAGTTGTTTATCCAGCATTTATCTTTTTAGTATTATCTTTTGTTCTACTGATGCTTAGTTTTAACGGATGGGTATTACTTATTGCAGGTATCGCATTAGGAATTGGTTATGGTAACTTGTCATCTTGTATGCAAGCTATCGCAATAAAAGTATCTCCATCAAATAAATATGGCTTAGCTACATCAACTTACTTTATTGGTTTAGATATAGGAATTGGATTTGGACCATCCTTACTAGGTCTTTTCACACATATGATTTCTTATAGTCAATTATATGGAATCATGGGTATTTTAGGATTTACAACTTTAGTCATCTATATTTTAGTGCACGGACGTAAGGTTTACAGCACTTCATATTAA
- a CDS encoding MarR family winged helix-turn-helix transcriptional regulator gives MLDILTNEFFNSFIGIYRPYIKLTQPILDQHQIHTGQWLVLRDIANYQPTTLVKISHRRSIEKPTTRKLIKVLLDNGWVMTKTGVDKREKLLSLTDKGQRLFETISKKITVIQQDIIKKTGLTDEQVFDITNAMSQIHEAMIKEEQ, from the coding sequence GTGTTAGATATTTTAACCAATGAATTTTTCAATAGTTTTATAGGTATATATAGACCCTATATTAAACTTACACAACCTATATTAGATCAGCATCAGATTCATACTGGCCAATGGCTTGTGCTAAGAGATATTGCCAATTATCAACCTACTACCCTTGTAAAAATTTCTCATCGTCGTTCAATAGAAAAGCCTACAACACGAAAGTTGATTAAAGTGTTGTTAGACAATGGTTGGGTCATGACAAAAACAGGAGTTGATAAGAGAGAGAAATTATTGAGTTTAACTGACAAAGGCCAAAGACTTTTTGAAACTATTAGTAAAAAGATCACTGTCATTCAACAAGATATTATAAAAAAAACTGGATTAACTGATGAGCAAGTATTTGATATTACAAATGCGATGTCTCAAATTCATGAAGCAATGATAAAGGAGGAACAGTAA
- a CDS encoding VOC family protein — protein sequence MNLKLDHIIHYLHQLESFKFPGEILELQNGGRHHHLGTFNQIAPIKNSYIELLDVENESKLSNIAKTEEGRVSFATKIVQDHFKQGFKGICFRTKDINQVKSTLENRGVDVIGPIDMERENKKGHQIRWRLLYIANPDYTVKPPFFIEWDNNKKQNLSQIHNFNLSSFKIKEVIITSTQRETTVSLWKEWYNLKIVNETATSTDLKLETDEVIYKIEDGKDSGFHTLIMTDINATAPYSIFIRGAKYRFEPPN from the coding sequence TTGAACTTAAAATTAGACCATATCATTCACTATTTACATCAATTAGAGTCATTTAAGTTTCCCGGAGAAATATTAGAATTGCAAAATGGTGGAAGACATCATCATTTGGGCACCTTTAATCAAATAGCACCGATTAAAAATAGTTATATCGAATTGCTAGATGTTGAAAATGAGTCAAAACTTAGCAATATAGCTAAAACTGAAGAAGGTCGTGTATCATTTGCTACAAAAATAGTGCAGGATCATTTTAAACAAGGGTTTAAAGGTATTTGTTTTAGAACAAAGGATATAAATCAGGTTAAAAGTACTTTAGAAAATAGAGGCGTTGATGTGATAGGTCCTATTGATATGGAAAGAGAAAACAAAAAAGGTCATCAAATTCGTTGGAGATTGCTATATATTGCTAACCCTGACTATACAGTCAAACCACCTTTCTTTATAGAATGGGATAACAACAAAAAGCAAAACCTATCACAAATACATAATTTCAACTTGTCATCGTTTAAAATTAAAGAGGTGATTATTACTAGCACTCAACGTGAAACAACAGTAAGTCTTTGGAAAGAATGGTATAACCTGAAAATAGTAAATGAAACGGCTACATCTACTGATCTCAAATTAGAAACTGATGAAGTTATCTATAAAATAGAAGACGGCAAAGATTCAGGTTTTCATACATTAATAATGACCGATATCAATGCCACAGCACCATATTCAATATTTATACGTGGTGCTAAATATCGTTTTGAGCCACCCAACTAG
- a CDS encoding lipid II:glycine glycyltransferase FemX: protein MEKMNITNQQHDAFVKSHPNGDLLQLSKWADTKKLTGWYSRRIAVGENGQIKGVGQLLFKKIPKLPYTLCYVSRGFVADYNNKEVLEALLSYAKEVAKDEKSYAIKIDPDVEVDKGAEALKNLRELGFKHKGFKEGLSKDYIQPRMTMITPIDKTDDELVQSFERRNRSKVRLALKRGTKVERSNREGLKIFANLMKITGERDGFLTRDISYFENIYDALHEDGDAELFLVKLEPKPVLDTVNQDLEAQLAEKEKLQSKKQDKKTLNKLNDIDNKIKKTNELKSDLTELEKSEPEGIYLSGALLMFAGNKSYYLYGASSNDYRDFLPNHHMQFEMMKYAREHGATTYDFGGTDNDPDKDSEHYGLWAFKRVWGTYLSEKIGEFDYVLNQPLYHLVEKVKPRLTKAKIKISRKLKGK, encoded by the coding sequence ATGGAAAAGATGAACATCACTAATCAACAACATGACGCATTTGTGAAATCTCATCCCAATGGTGATTTATTACAATTATCTAAGTGGGCAGATACGAAAAAATTAACAGGATGGTATTCAAGAAGAATTGCTGTCGGTGAAAATGGTCAAATTAAAGGTGTTGGCCAGCTACTATTCAAAAAAATACCTAAACTTCCATACACTTTATGCTATGTATCTAGGGGATTTGTAGCTGATTATAATAATAAAGAAGTGTTAGAAGCTCTACTTAGCTATGCTAAAGAAGTAGCAAAAGATGAAAAGTCGTATGCTATCAAAATAGATCCCGATGTCGAAGTAGATAAAGGTGCAGAAGCACTTAAAAATCTACGTGAGCTTGGGTTTAAACATAAAGGTTTTAAAGAAGGACTGTCTAAAGACTATATTCAACCAAGAATGACTATGATTACGCCTATTGACAAAACAGATGATGAATTAGTTCAAAGTTTCGAACGTCGAAATCGTTCAAAAGTAAGACTTGCACTGAAGCGTGGAACTAAAGTAGAACGATCAAATCGCGAGGGGCTTAAAATCTTTGCTAATTTAATGAAGATAACTGGGGAGAGAGATGGTTTTTTAACTCGAGATATTAGTTATTTTGAAAATATATATGATGCACTTCATGAAGACGGTGATGCAGAACTCTTCCTTGTTAAATTAGAGCCTAAGCCAGTATTAGATACGGTTAATCAAGATCTTGAAGCACAATTAGCTGAGAAAGAGAAATTACAATCAAAAAAGCAAGATAAAAAGACACTTAATAAACTTAATGATATTGATAATAAAATTAAGAAAACAAATGAATTAAAATCGGATTTAACAGAACTTGAAAAAAGCGAGCCAGAAGGTATTTACTTGTCAGGAGCGCTCTTAATGTTTGCAGGAAACAAATCTTACTATCTCTATGGCGCTTCCTCGAATGACTATCGTGATTTCTTACCAAACCATCACATGCAATTTGAAATGATGAAATATGCACGTGAGCATGGTGCAACAACCTATGACTTTGGTGGTACAGATAATGATCCTGATAAAGATTCAGAACATTATGGGTTGTGGGCTTTTAAACGAGTTTGGGGTACATATTTAAGTGAAAAAATTGGAGAATTTGATTATGTATTAAATCAACCGCTATATCATTTAGTTGAGAAAGTGAAACCTCGTTTAACGAAAGCTAAAATTAAAATATCACGTAAACTTAAAGGTAAATAA
- a CDS encoding efflux RND transporter permease subunit: protein MIKKILQFSLGNKFAIFLMVVLIILGGVYSSAKLKLELLPDVENPVISVQTTMSGATPQSTQDEISSKIDNQVRSLAYVNSVQTESIPNASIVTVEYDNGTDMDKAEEQLKKEIDKIKFKDGVGEPELTRNSMDAFPIVAYSFTSNNQKLKDVTKKLNQQLVPKLQTIDGVQNAQLNGQTNREVSLKFKQKNLDEKGLTANDVENYIKTATRETPLGLFQFNKSNKSIVVDGQFKSVDAFKNLKIPLSISGQAAQNDSDSDSDSLMPSDNTRSTNSSTHMAQKGQMPSVPLKDLADISVGDERTSISKTNGKDAVNLQIMKSQDANTVQVAREVQKKVDEFVRNESGMKSIKTMDTAKPIEDSLYTMVEKAALGTIVAIIVILLFLRNIRTTAISIVSIPMSILIALIALKLSNVSLNILTLGALTVAIGRVIDDSIVVVENIFRRLSDPNEKLKGENLIISATREVFKPIMSSTLVTIVVFLPLVFVSGSVGEMFRPFALAITFSLLASLLVSITLVPSLGATFFKNGVKNREQKEGLGTVGRAYRSALNWSLNHKWIVLIVSIFILVGSVVIGARNLGTSYISTGDNKFLALTYTPKPGETQKSVTQHAEKVQNYLDKKDKVETVQYSIGGPTPQDPTGSTNSMAIMIKYQSDTPNFDEEPDKVLKHIETFKQPGEWKNQDLGTGAGNNSVEVTVKGPNTSAMKDTVNRVEKMMTDIKGITNVKSDLSQTYDQYEIKVDQNKAADNGISAAQLAMNLNENLPEKTISTVNEKGKSIDVKVKQNKQTDWSSQKIKNIKLNKPTGGTIKLSEIASLKKSYTPSKLTQEDGDYATTVTGKVTDKDVGGKSQQVMAKVKDLEKPSHIKINVGGATDDIDKAISQLAMAMIAAIIIVYLILVITFRGGLAPFTILFSLPFTVIGVVLALIITGETISVPSLIGMLMLIGIVVTNAIVLIDRVINNEKQGMPMKQALIEAGGTRIRPILMTAIATIGALVPLLFGHDSSILISKGMAATVIGGLISSTLLTLFVVPVIYEILFTLKNKITKKFNM, encoded by the coding sequence ATGATTAAAAAAATATTACAATTTTCGTTAGGTAATAAATTCGCTATTTTTTTGATGGTAGTTTTAATTATATTAGGTGGCGTTTATTCAAGCGCCAAATTAAAACTTGAATTATTACCAGATGTTGAAAATCCAGTTATTTCAGTTCAAACTACAATGTCTGGAGCAACACCCCAGTCAACACAAGATGAAATAAGTAGCAAGATTGATAATCAAGTACGCTCGTTGGCCTACGTAAATAGTGTACAGACTGAATCTATACCTAATGCTTCTATAGTAACTGTAGAATACGATAATGGTACAGATATGGATAAAGCTGAAGAACAATTAAAAAAAGAAATCGACAAAATTAAGTTTAAAGATGGCGTTGGTGAACCCGAATTAACAAGGAACTCTATGGATGCTTTTCCAATTGTGGCATATTCTTTTACGAGTAATAATCAAAAGTTAAAAGACGTTACTAAAAAGTTAAATCAACAGCTCGTACCAAAATTACAAACCATTGATGGTGTACAAAATGCACAATTAAACGGTCAAACTAATCGTGAAGTATCGTTAAAGTTTAAACAAAAAAATTTAGATGAAAAAGGTTTAACTGCAAATGATGTTGAGAACTATATAAAAACGGCTACACGTGAAACGCCATTAGGACTTTTCCAATTTAATAAGAGTAATAAATCTATTGTTGTTGATGGTCAATTTAAATCTGTAGACGCTTTTAAAAATCTTAAAATCCCTTTATCTATTTCTGGACAAGCTGCACAAAATGATAGCGATTCCGACAGTGATAGTCTAATGCCAAGTGATAATACTCGCTCGACTAATAGTTCAACTCATATGGCACAGAAAGGCCAAATGCCATCTGTACCACTTAAAGATTTAGCAGATATTAGTGTCGGTGATGAACGTACTTCTATATCCAAGACAAATGGAAAAGATGCTGTTAACTTACAAATTATGAAATCACAAGATGCTAATACTGTGCAAGTTGCGAGAGAAGTTCAGAAAAAAGTAGATGAATTTGTACGTAATGAGAGTGGAATGAAATCTATTAAAACAATGGATACTGCTAAACCTATTGAAGACTCTCTTTATACTATGGTTGAAAAGGCCGCTCTCGGTACGATTGTTGCTATTATCGTTATTCTTCTGTTTTTAAGAAATATAAGAACTACAGCTATTTCAATTGTATCTATACCAATGTCAATATTAATTGCGCTCATAGCATTAAAATTAAGCAACGTATCATTAAATATTCTTACTTTAGGTGCATTAACGGTTGCAATCGGGCGAGTTATAGATGATTCTATAGTTGTCGTTGAGAATATATTTAGAAGATTATCTGATCCGAATGAGAAGCTCAAAGGTGAAAATTTAATTATAAGCGCTACTAGAGAAGTATTTAAACCTATTATGTCATCGACCCTTGTTACTATAGTAGTGTTTTTACCACTAGTGTTTGTGTCAGGTTCAGTAGGTGAAATGTTTAGACCATTTGCGCTAGCCATTACTTTTAGTTTATTAGCTTCACTACTTGTTTCGATTACCCTAGTGCCTTCTTTAGGTGCAACATTTTTTAAAAATGGCGTTAAAAATAGGGAACAAAAAGAAGGTCTAGGAACAGTTGGGAGAGCCTATAGAAGCGCTTTGAATTGGTCACTTAATCATAAATGGATTGTGCTTATAGTTAGTATTTTTATTTTAGTTGGAAGTGTGGTCATAGGCGCAAGAAATCTAGGAACGAGTTATATTTCAACTGGAGATAATAAATTTTTAGCTCTAACATATACTCCAAAACCTGGAGAAACACAGAAATCTGTGACACAACATGCTGAAAAAGTACAAAATTATTTAGATAAAAAAGATAAAGTAGAAACTGTTCAATATTCTATAGGTGGTCCTACACCACAAGATCCTACCGGTAGTACCAACAGCATGGCAATTATGATTAAATATCAATCTGACACGCCTAATTTTGATGAAGAGCCTGATAAAGTACTTAAACATATCGAGACATTTAAACAACCTGGAGAATGGAAAAATCAAGATTTAGGAACAGGAGCAGGTAATAATTCTGTTGAAGTAACTGTCAAAGGACCTAATACAAGTGCAATGAAAGATACAGTCAACCGTGTAGAGAAAATGATGACTGATATTAAAGGCATAACGAATGTTAAATCTGATTTATCACAGACGTATGACCAATATGAAATAAAAGTTGACCAAAATAAAGCTGCAGATAATGGTATTTCTGCTGCACAACTTGCGATGAATCTTAATGAAAACTTACCTGAGAAAACAATTTCTACAGTTAATGAAAAGGGTAAATCTATAGATGTAAAGGTCAAACAAAATAAGCAAACAGATTGGTCTTCTCAAAAAATTAAAAACATTAAACTAAATAAGCCTACGGGCGGTACGATTAAACTTAGTGAAATAGCATCTCTTAAAAAATCATATACACCAAGTAAACTGACTCAAGAAGATGGCGATTATGCTACGACTGTTACAGGTAAAGTGACTGATAAAGATGTGGGTGGTAAATCTCAACAAGTTATGGCTAAAGTGAAAGACCTTGAGAAACCTAGTCATATTAAAATTAATGTCGGCGGTGCAACTGATGACATTGATAAGGCTATTTCTCAGCTTGCTATGGCGATGATAGCAGCAATTATCATTGTTTATTTAATTTTAGTTATTACATTTAGAGGTGGTCTGGCACCATTTACAATCTTGTTCTCATTACCATTTACGGTTATCGGTGTAGTACTTGCACTCATCATTACCGGAGAAACTATTTCAGTTCCAAGTTTAATAGGTATGCTTATGTTAATTGGTATCGTTGTTACGAATGCTATAGTATTAATCGATCGTGTTATTAACAATGAAAAACAAGGTATGCCGATGAAACAGGCATTGATAGAAGCGGGTGGTACACGGATAAGACCTATATTAATGACAGCAATTGCAACAATAGGTGCACTAGTGCCGTTGTTATTTGGTCATGACAGTTCAATATTAATTTCAAAAGGTATGGCTGCAACAGTAATAGGTGGATTAATTTCTTCAACGCTACTCACACTCTTTGTAGTACCGGTTATATACGAAATTTTATTCACTTTAAAAAATAAAATTACTAAAAAGTTTAATATGTAA
- the mspA gene encoding membrane stabilizing protein MspA — MKLYLILLPVLYLIVSYISIFKMHSVITRILRIVMGILLLFVVALTTLQFPKENWWVFVVLLLLVGNVEVTGFKELKDDKKGVSILNILSLLLFVIFIILIFILY, encoded by the coding sequence ATGAAACTTTATCTTATTTTATTGCCTGTTTTATACTTAATTGTTTCGTACATTAGTATTTTTAAAATGCATTCTGTCATAACTCGAATCTTGAGAATTGTTATGGGCATATTGTTACTATTTGTAGTTGCTTTGACAACGTTACAATTCCCTAAAGAAAATTGGTGGGTATTTGTCGTTTTATTGCTTTTAGTTGGTAATGTTGAAGTGACTGGTTTTAAAGAATTAAAAGATGATAAAAAAGGTGTTAGTATCTTGAATATCTTATCACTTTTATTATTTGTTATATTTATTATTTTAATTTTTATACTATATTAA
- a CDS encoding SE1832 family protein, whose translation MDLNSKLSELKYDYTRLQNDLEKRESLHQDIDPLFKQLENIEQEISYIRSKLNQQS comes from the coding sequence ATGGACTTGAATTCAAAGTTATCAGAACTTAAATATGATTATACACGATTACAAAACGATTTAGAAAAACGTGAGTCGCTTCATCAAGATATTGACCCTCTATTTAAACAACTTGAAAATATTGAACAAGAAATCTCCTATATACGTTCAAAATTAAATCAACAATCTTAA